In Octopus bimaculoides isolate UCB-OBI-ISO-001 chromosome 27, ASM119413v2, whole genome shotgun sequence, one DNA window encodes the following:
- the LOC106883909 gene encoding mRNA decay activator protein ZFP36L2, whose protein sequence is MTSATSLYEIKEPIRTPNSVSHRSSTTIDRKAVGGPVDVGSSASRSRKITLSSGTPVGAATVSSIISTSTNSSNTSSSSSAQYYMRFNSHNSLISSSGPGGNSSNNTSHSTMVPPHPCKLDRSMSEPADSSRSASITNGHHHHNGNHHNNNNNNNNNGVGSCSSSSSSGSSSSLSQINSNKYKTELCRSYDESRQCKYGEKCRYAHGTTELRTPARHPKYKTEPCRTYHSSGFCPYGPRCHFIHNENERKTSSGGAAFGANSRPKLISYNSSPPSLGSTGDSPPPSSVSERLSSNLSALERLAMSSSHNVGDELALATSRLSPNVPGTPTTPPPLSYETVLQHETYENSFHPFNAFSLTGQDFTSGTGSFTSTGQSSYRMFYQTINDPSATTHISSNSSSSSSLSSSSTYDGFYGLGPPEKPFAASRMPIWTDLEV, encoded by the exons ACTCCGAACTCGGTTTCCCACAGATCGTCGACCACAATCGATCGTAAAGCAGTTGGTGGCCCAGTGGATGTCGGATCGTCTGCATCTCGCAGTCGGAAGATTACCCTATCGTCTGGCACACCAGTAGGAGCAGCAACTGTATCCTCCATCATATCCACTTCGACAAACAGCAGCAACACGTCCTCGTCTTCATCGGCCCAGTACTACATGCGTTTCAACAGCCATAATTCCTTGATCTCATCCAGTGGGCCAGGAGGTAATAGTAGCAACAATACCTCCCACAGCACGATGGTTCCGCCTCATCCTTGTAAATTGGATCGTAGCATGAGTGAACCTGCCGATTCCTCTCGCTCTGCATCTATCACCAAtggccaccatcaccacaacggcaaccaccacaataacaacaacaacaacaacaacaatggtgttggtagttgcagcagtagcagcagcagtggcagcagcagcagtctgaGTCAAATAAATTCTAACAAGTATAAGACGGAGCTTTGTCGTTCATATGATGAGAGTCGTCAGTGTAAATACGGCGAGAAGTGCCGCTATGCACATGGCACCACAGAGCTGAGGACGCCAGCCAGGCACCCAAAGTACAAGACGGAACCCTGCCGCACGTACCATTCCAGCGGCTTCTGTCCTTATGGCCCGCGATGCCACTTCATCCACAATGAGAACGAGCGCAAGACGTCTTCAG GTGGCGCCGCGTTCGGTGCTAACAGCAGGCCAAAGCTAATCAGTTACAACTCTAGCCCACCATCTCTTGGATCCACAGGCGACTCTCCCCCTCCGTCCAGCGTCAGCGAGA GGCTGTCCAGCAATTTGTCTGCTCTCGAGAGACTTGCAATGTCGTCATCTCACAATGTTGGCGACGAGCTTGCTTTGGCCACTTCCAGATTGTCTCCGAATGTTCCTGGTACCCCTACGACACCGCCACCACTATCCTATGAAACGGTGCTACAGCATGAAACCTACGAGAACAGTTTCCATCCCTTCAACGCTTTCAGCTTGACAGGACAAGACTTCACCAGCGGAACTGGCAGTTTTACTTCGACTGGTCAGTCTTCATACAGGATGTTTTACCAAACTATCAACGACCCTTCTGCAACCACTCACATCTCGTcgaattcttcatcttcatcatctttgtcCTCCTCGTCGACCTacgatggtttctatggtttggGTCCTCCTGAGAAGCCTTTTGCTGCTTCCAGAATGCCAATCTGGACCGATTTGGAGGTGTAG